The DNA sequence GTAGGTCTCACGTGGTTTCTCCAACACGACGCGCGCCACCTTTCGAGTCATCGAGTAGTGAACTCCCACAAAATAGGGAACACCTTTGGACTGCCTCCCCAGCTGGCCCCAGTACACGCATTCGCTCTCTGATGACTGTGCCAGCCGCACCCGAGATGCAGCGGAGGATGACTCACCACCGACAACCCCCGCGGTAGCCGGTGCTCTGCTGTCGTCATCCATCGAGCTTGCAtcgaggtggcggtgccgccgacCACTCACCACGTAGGCAAAATCGCTCATCATCTGCGGCACCTTTATGTAGGTGTCATCGTAGCTCTTGGCGATGAACGGGACGCCAGGGAAGGCGTGGTAGGCGTACTCCAGCCACAGCACTGTCTTCTGGGTCATCCCCACAGCCGTCGCCATCCCCCAGCGACTGCTGCCggcccctcccttctctgctgTCGGTATGCGGTCGGTCAACATGTCAATCCACAGCGAGTTGCCGTGTTGAAGGGCCTCTAGCCAAAGACCGCTCGAAGCCTCACACAAGAAGCGCGTCGCCGCGGTGAAGGCTGGAATGACAGGGAGCCGAAGGTAATCagccagcaccgccagcggtggACGCGGGTTGCCGGGGCCGCTGCGCACCGTTGATGAAGTGGCGTGACCACAGGGCGAGCTCGTGAGATCCGATGTGCGCCACTGGGGTCGGAGAGAcatgcggcgctggcgaTACGAGAAGTCGCCAGGCACCGTGCCTCCTCTGGAGAGCTGCGCGGAAAGTGCGTGGTAGAAGTTGGTTGCGTCGGAGAACTCCTGAGCTGTTGGCCGAAAAaactccgccgccgcagcaggtcCGGTGTCTTCATCCTGGCCTATCCATGTTGGGTCCGGTGCCGCCTTGCGCTCCGGCGCGGCGAAGATGTACAGGGGCAGAAGGCGCCCTTGAAAGTGGTTCTCGCGGCGTGCAACGGCCGTGTAGTGGAACCACGTACTGCGCTGCGCGTCTCGCAGCTGAGCATGGGAGGTGGTATCAGCAGAGGGGATGCCCATGACGGCAATGTAGGGTGGCGGCCTCACAGCGCCGGCTGGGGAGGAGATgctggtgtgctgcagccaACGCCAGTGAGGTAGCTCAGCTGCCACATCGATACCGTCAGTCACGCTGCGCATCGCATAGAGCATCGGGCCGATCCGGCCCAGTGGTGCCCCAACGTTGGCAAACACCGCGTATGGGCCGCCCTTCATCATGAGGAACTCCTCCGAAATGACCGTCGTGAGCGGCGCCTTTGCCAGGCTGGGTAGGCCGTCATGAAGGTGAGGGCCCCGACCACCCCGATAGTCCTCGAAGTGGCGCCCCGGGTGCTGTAACGCCCGCAACCCGGCGAGTTGTCTCGCGTTGTCCTCACTCTGCATTCGTACGAGCCCCTCAGCAGCTCGCTGCACAGCGGCCGCGTACGTGTCGCTGTCCAGGCAATCTTCACAGTTTGCCGGCACTACCCTCAGCGTCCATGATGGAAGGTGGATCCACTTTACCTTTTGGGAGTACGTCAGGCGCATGCGCTGTGGCGCGTCCTCGTGCTGAACCAGGATAGACAGGGTGGCATTCCACCCCGGTACACGCGGCCGACGCAGCAGATGTGCGACATAACTGCGTAAGCAAACGAGCAGAAGTGCGCTGCAGACAAGGCTAAGCAGGAGGAAGGCTCGCAGCCCGAGTAGCCACTTCCGCCCTCGACTGGGCCCTTTCTCTGGCTCTGCACCCCGGGCCGTCCCCCTTCGGTATCGGCCCATCGACAGCCACACTCGCgagcatctcctccaccagtGCAGGCACATCCGACGGCGCCAGTTGCTTCCTCTGGCGGTGCAttgcggagcagctgctgctgcagcagacaGCCTGGATGACGAGGACATTAGGTAGAAACAGGCACCATCCTCTTCACAATCCGCTCTGTCGCGCCTGTAGGGCAGCTCGCTGCCctccacaacagcagcagctccgggAGCGATACGGTGCCCACCCCAAAGGGGACGAGTGCCTCTGTGAGCCATCGTTGTCTGCCCCGATGCCGGTGCGAGAGACGTCGCCTCTGTCTTCGTCGCCATAAACATGCGAGGTGGCTGCTCAGTCGTCTGAAAGGGTGGTGACGAGCTCACTGAGTAGGCAGAGAAGCCTTGCGAGTCGCATCCTAACGGGTCCTGCGAGGAGGTATCCCTCCGCCTGCCCTGGTCGGCTCTCCGGGTATCCGTGACGCCCCAAGCCGTTGCACTACTGAGCAGAGCACACTTGGCCGTGCTTGGGCTGCCCTTACCGGCGGTGGCATTGCCGCCATCTTCATCGTCGAAGCCGTGTCGGCTCAGCACGCCACCTGAGCCGCTAAGGTGGCTCTGTCGTAAGCACCTACCATCCGACATTGCAGATTCTGATTCGGGGGAGTGTGTGGCGAGAGATCGAGGAGAGCGGGTgtagagaacgagagaaacaCCGCAAGGGAAGTGATGCGACTCTGCACGTCAGGCGTAAGTCCGTACCGTAGGCAGAGGGCCGCACACGTCTTTCAGTggacacgcacgcgcgcgttaTCGGCTCTCTGATAGAGGGGACTGAAGTGAGTACTCTCACACGACAGTTAAACACCGCGCCAGGAGcacgctctcctctccttccccgcCAAGCGCACGTGCAAGAGCCCACAAGTAGTTGAGAGAGAGCGGGCCCGCACGGTATGGCCAAGAGAGCGAAACAATAAACGATGAGCTGAGACGAATGAGGCCGAACCACCCACCCATACAACGAAGAGGCACACCGCAGAGGCGTATCCCTGcagttcttctctctccgagctctcgcctcccctcacccctcagcagcgcacaggCCTGGGTATGCTCCAGCACTTTGTATGGTGCCTCTTGCACCGCCGCTTCTCATTCTGGAGCGCCTCGTCACAaaccttctctctctcctcctcctcctcctcccttccgcAGCTTGTGCTGTGGACGGATGTGAGAGGAGAgcacgagaagagagcggagaggcgGGTAgacggagggcgaggagtTCAAGGAGCAGCACCTTGAAGAGAACTGCCTCTCTCACCGAGGGGACTTCCTCGGGGAAGGAGTGGCCGACCACGGTAACAGTAGCTCCGCCTCgcgtgagagagcgagcgagagagagagagacacagggTGACAAGGGCAGTAACAAACAAGCGAGAAACAGCGTGGGAGTGATGCGTGGTACTGCCGACGTGGATGGAGTCACGGCTGCCGCTTTGGAGTGAGCTGGGGAGAGCGGGGAAATGAGTAAGTCTCTGTCATAAGACAATAACAACTTAGCAGGCCCGTGGCAGCATTACCGGTAAGTCCGCGCTGAAGTTCAGCACAGGGGGGAGGCCGattgggggggaggggggagtgggaCGAGtgggacgaggaggagcgcagaggggaggggaggagtaCAGAGGCACGGCAAGAGAAATCAAAACAGAGGCACAGTGGCCCATGAgcttcagcgcctccacaagAAATTCACCGCGCTTGTCCTTCGGCTACGCCATTTTTCATCTCCTCGTGTCTTTCGTGTCAATCCTGCTGGGTGACTCGGTAAAGTGGTTTGCTTCCGTGGCTCATCAACCGGTATACATCGGGGCAGCACTCacaccggcaccgccgccgcacagccACCACGAGAGGGTGAGAACGGCAACAATGTGAAAAGCAAAAATACGCCCAAAAAGACACTgaacaacggcagcggcagtggaaCAAAATCCCCAATCGTTCTCAGCAGAGCGAAGGCCGCAGGAGTGGCCAGCAGAGCCCTTCGCCTCGCCCCCAAGCCGCGGCACAACACGGCACACGGCGCGGGGACCCCCCACCCGCACCTCACACGGGAGCCCGGCGAGCCCAATGGCGCCCTGCCCGCGCGCGCCTTCCCGACACAGTGCCAGCCCAGACCTGTCCGCCGGCACCCAGCAGCCCGCCCAGCCGTACCACCCGTGGGCAGCCTGTCGTCTGCCTGGCCTCTCCTCACatggagtggaggggggaagggggggaaggagtaCGAGAGCCGTGGCACCACGCGCCGGAGAGGTGAGTGGCCATCCTCCTCACTcaggggagaaggcggagaaaACGACTGggaagcgaggaagagatAGGTAGAGTAAAGGGGGATGAAGCTGTGAGTGATACGTATCAGAGCACCAGCACCCTCTAACGAGTCACGTCCTCACCGCACCAGCGCCCATCCACCTGGTGCTTGACGGGGTCTATACCAGCGTAGTCGTACCACTGTGCTACAGTCCGCTGCTTACCCATCCCGTAGCGGCTCGAGTCCATCACAACGAAGGGGTTTGTGCTATTGGCCGGCACCAGGACCTTCTccgcgtggaggaggtgagccTGGACATAGAACTGAATCCTGCTGCGCACCCGATTCTGCAAGTTGTACCACAGAGCGGACTCGGACCACACTTTCGGCGCCTCCTGACGACCATAGATGTGGAAGCACACGCCTCGTGGCGGGGAGTAGAGGTTGTAGCCATGCGTCCACAGCCGCATCGAGtacagcacctcctccccgtCGAAGATGTAGCTCAGGTGTGGATCGAAGGGGACGTCGCGGAAGATCGTACCGAACGCCATCAAGA is a window from the Leishmania panamensis strain MHOM/PA/94/PSC-1 chromosome 2 sequence genome containing:
- a CDS encoding phosphoglycan beta 1,3 galactosyltransferase (TriTrypDB/GeneDB-style sysID: LpmP.02.0150) codes for the protein MAHRGTRPLWGGHRIAPGAAAVVEGSELPYRRDRADCEEDGACFYLMSSSSRLSAAAAAAPQCTARGSNWRRRMCLHWWRRCSRVWLSMGRYRRGTARGAEPEKGPSRGRKWLLGLRAFLLLSLVCSALLLVCLRSYVAHLLRRPRVPGWNATLSILVQHEDAPQRMRLTYSQKVKWIHLPSWTLRVVPANCEDCLDSDTYAAAVQRAAEGLVRMQSEDNARQLAGLRALQHPGRHFEDYRGGRGPHLHDGLPSLAKAPLTTVISEEFLMMKGGPYAVFANVGAPLGRIGPMLYAMRSVTDGIDVAAELPHWRWLQHTSISSPAGAVRPPPYIAVMGIPSADTTSHAQLRDAQRSTWFHYTAVARRENHFQGRLLPLYIFAAPERKAAPDPTWIGQDEDTGPAAAAEFFRPTAQEFSDATNFYHALSAQLSRGGTVPGDFSYRQRRMSLRPQWRTSDLTSSPCGHATSSTVRSGPGNPRPPLAVLADYLRLPVIPAFTAATRFLCEASSGLWLEALQHGNSLWIDMLTDRIPTAEKGGAGSSRWGMATAVGMTQKTVLWLEYAYHAFPGVPFIAKSYDDTYIKVPQMMSDFAYVVSGRRHRHLDASSMDDDSRAPATAGVVGGESSSAASRVRLAQSSESECVYWGQLGRQSKGVPYFVGVHYSMTRKVARVVLEKPRETYGVNGLQDVLRLSMLDFNPIFADIYTRAAMTEEDRFIGKALHDGSVRAAQLCPKERITYIEEGLPRFHGLQREVRGTVTWASVVAHYCTPAEMFYLHKYYFVEEHRVRGGATPAEVEAAEKAAQERGAQWILANMNASLDPGWVDLQPMLWVSHGARPENAKARILFIQDGVAVYNITLTAWNHDALRPGGLMTVPHVKVKRDGDTYPVVE